The segment aaatacaacaaattactcagaaatttgtacaaaagcaagcgttaaaatgaaaacaaatatggcaacataaacatttttgacaagtaagCCCACAAATagcatgtttaaaaaaaatagtcagctgttcaaatgagtctactttataaatttactttgctccaaggggtctattaaatcccaatattaaattttgtcttaatttttggaaaaaaaaaagaaaatactacaaattttaataaaaatcgccattttaatgatattacatacaaaaattgtaaaaatccccaaaaattgtggaccaaatgggccaaaaatatatcatttcggttaatagtaaccccttaaaacaatttaaagcataagaaccatatagtagtacatataggcgaaactgaagcggttttcaaacaaaaatttttattctcttcacacagacgagctttGAGAGAAtgaaacaaacttgtgagaactaaccgcactcacaaaacttcaaattttcttcgcaaaattgcgagggTATTAGCACTTGTTAGTTTtacttatcacttaaacttaatgtttattattttttgcgacacttttcatttatttaaaaccccgaaaattttttatattttaaaaacaaaaaaaaatattttttattctttgacatttcattttaattaaaactggaaaaataaaagttgtacatttttttattgaaaattaaaaaagtattttacatactgtttttcattttgctttagtacagataaaaattacaaaatgtcGTTTTTATAATaggttttgagataaaatatattttccaaaaaaataaataattacctaatattttcattcactaggATATAAAAATCCATCAATagacacacaaaaaataacgttcaaaaaatacattttttttagtacatattgaacaactgtgtttacttttgtgcttctactaatacattctcacctgTTAGGTTTTTGACGGGGAACTTACGTCTTTGGCAATTAGTTTCgcccatatagtagtatataggcgaaactaattgtcaaggatcTAAGTcagctgtcaaaaacctaactggtgagaatgtattagtagaagcacaaaaaggtactaaataaaaaatgtattttttgaacgttattttttgtgtgttatgaatggaattttatatggcagtgaatgataatattatttacttatttttttttttttttgaatctcaaaacatattacagTGGACGTCCAGTAATACGAACACTCTTTATTACGAATttccaataatacgaatggctaattttttgcattgactactctatagtacgaataaatAGGCATTTTGCTATTCGATAGTGCGAATGATAGTTTgttataagaatttttgttttatttacgtatgaatgaagtttttgttatgtttttacttCATTCTTTCGCGGTCATCCACGTTTAGCGGAGTTattgtgaagttttttttatttttaaaagtgttttatgttttaactgtCAAAATGTTGCAagtaaaacgatttaaaaaaaagacaatttctttacaagataaattaaaaattatagcaGACCACGAAAATAAAACATCGttgtttgaaatttcaaataaatatggaTTATCCAAATCCACTATATGTAcaatctttaaacaaaaaatcggTATAGACTTACAAGtggtgaatttaaaaaaatagaggATGCACTTAACGAGTGGTTTTAAGCACAAAGAAAATTCCATATCACAGTTGGTGGAGAACAATTAAAATTCAAAGCTTTGGAGCTGcacaaaaaattctataatgGTCAGTTTTGTGCCAGTGATGGTTggctaacaaaatttaaaaagcgtTATGGAATACGATTGTTAAAAGAGTCTGGTGAGAAATTATCTTCTTCTAAAGAACTTGTTGCGCCATTCGTTAATAAATTAGTGACTACGATTATGGAGCATGGATTATCAAACGGGGCAATTTTTAATGCGGACGAATCTACTGGAAAATGTTGCCAAAGAAAACATATGTTCACAGTGAAGAAAAATCTGCTCCTGGTAGAAAATTGTCAAAGAAGAGATTGACATTTTTAGTGTGTGTAAATGCTGCtggaactaaaaaaatttaactttttataatagGAAAGGCTAAAAAACCGAGATCTTTTCGGAACAGAATTCTTCCTATTGAGTACGAAAACTCTAAATCTGCTTGGATGAATTCAGCTCTGTTCAAAAAATggtattttgataaatttattccagaagtaagttttagttaattgtttaattgttattaatgatttaataaaattcagaaTTTATTTACAGGTAGAGacatttttaagagaaaagAAACTGCCAATTAAAGCTCTTCTAATATTAGATAACGCTCCAAGTCATCCACCGGCAGATGAACTGGTTCATGATACTAAAGATGGACAGATTTGGGTAATGTATATGCCCCCCAATGTAACTCCACTAATACAGCCCATGGACCAGAATGCAATTAGGCTCTTAAAACTGCATTATCGTAACAGTTTACTGTCAAAAATTGTATCTTCCAACGAAAATTTAGAAACGTCCCTCAAACAAACCACTTTATTTGAAGCCGTTTCATTGGTTGCCTTAGCCTGGGAAAAAGTATCCAATGACTCCATAAAGAAATGTTGGAAACAAATTTTGGGCGATGACAATTTTGAGGACGAGGATGATATTCCAGTGCGTGACATGATCAGTAGTGCGTGACAGTGAGGAGATAAGAGCAATTTCTAAAACGAACGATTTACTACATGCAAACTTTCCAAATTCACAATttgattttcatgatttatTTGAATGGAATCTTGATGATCCAAGTGAAGAAATTGAATTTGATGATGATGTCGATGAggataatattttattagttcCTGACAATAATAAACTGATTTGACACATGTATTAAATGGGCTGTTGAGAACAACATTGAAACGTCGAAAATACTATTACTGAGAAGTCTCCATGAAAAGGCTGTAGAAATcagtttaaaaagtaataaacgtCAATGTTTAATTTCGGAccttttaaataagtaaattattttttgttatacgtatatgtacatacattagtaTGCTATTTTCTGCCTGTTTAAGTACAAAAACTGAATtccaaataatacaaaataattatatctttttcgttatttactttttaaacaaatatatattaataaaatttgaatattaattaTTGAATTGGAACATAAAAATGcgttgttcaataatacgaatttttcggtactacgaaagggcctgacaaaatgtaattcgtactagtggacgtccactgtataaacacgtctttttgttattttttctgcactaatgcaaaatgaaaaaaagtatgtgaaatacttttttaattttcaatactaaaatgtacaacttttaattttttcagttttaattaaaatgaaatgtcaaaaaataaaaaaatatgtatattttttttgtttgtaaactataaattattttcggtattttaaataaatgaaaagtattgaaaaaaaataataaacattaagtttaagtgataagaaaaattaataagtgctaatatccCCGCAATTTTGCTAAGAAATTTTGAAGTTTAGTGCGTGCATTTAGTTCtcataagtttgttttattctctcagagctcgtctgtgtgaagagaataaatttttttttgaaaaccgcttcagtttcacctatatatactactatatggtttcgcctatatactactatatgataagaaccattcgattctaaaatttgtgtttcgtataatataatcaaatatgaaatacaagaaaaattcgtatacttttgtgaggcaattttatgtacttttttttaaaaaaaaacctaatttaatttataccccatttacacatacacaaaatctaGTACTTATGACATTTCGAGTGAAATATAGttgattttaactagatttcccatacaaaataaatctacttcgtaactagatttcgtcaaaatctactcaaaatttAATAGTATTAAGTGATGCAACTCTGTTTATTCctaaataatacttaaaaatacgacgctgtacaagaaaaaagaaaaaaacaaaaagaggaaacaataattaaaatgtcaacaaaattttaataaattgaaaaacatgaatgaaaactttattgcaaataaaaggtaatgttatatttcaatatctgttttttattataaataaaatattaataaatattcaatttttccttattttttatatcaaacacaatttcaagaaatattagaaaaagagaAATCTTCCTAAATGCCAAAAATAGTAAGTGTAAACGATctagattttaaaaaaagattttaaatgaaatctactagatttcgtgtatgtgtaaatggggtattaagtaaatgtaaaattttcaagttttaaaaagcgtgatatcaaacctATGGGTAGAAATACAATATTGCGGCTGCGGACacggatatttttttatattgagttttgacAACTTAAATCGTTGAAGAAATCCgcaccaaattaaaatttattctaatTTGTTTAcggattttttctcatttacaTTTAAAGTTGCCATGCCATTCATacttttaatgaacaaaaaccatgtggtgaataaataaactatgaaatacaaaaacaaaaaacaataaaatggctACAAAATCCGCAACCGTAGCCACActccatttaatttacattttctctgGGAAGCAGAAAACGCAACCACATCCGCAGGTTTGCATTTCTACTCTAAGGGCtttctagacaatataacaaattgatttatttttttgcacacaaaatatattattaaatttggtctCTTTTCATagtttacctaaattcgaatacttatgagaggcACTGTATATACGTTTAaggattaatttaaatttgtttgatttcattttaaacaaaaaatagttttctccGAAATCCTTTGAAAAATCAAAGGTTTCTACAATATGTGAGAGGTATCGACCTGATTTCTTTACTATTTTATTCCATTCTTAATTGTTTATAAGTAacatagaaattttcttaaaatgccCCAAATTTTCTTTACGCTATCTAATGAGGATAAAAACTTACATATTCGTTAATacgaatatatttaacaaaatgttaacatgaGACAGGAACGGCCAATATTCGCAATTTCTGAAAAATTGCAGAATTGTATATTTATGATGATACGATCATCCTATTTAATAGCACTGGTATTAGTGAAAATCGTGTAAAAAGTTTTATCATCGTTTTTACTTGTATAATTTGTTCATTGATTAAAAATCGTCAATGTGTATGTTCCTCTTATGTATGTTAATTATGGTCGTCCTATTTGTTTGGAGAAAATAAAAGATGTTGTATTTCCTTAATAAAACTTCGTTTGccgtttttaaacattattgtttTGCGATGGTATGAAGGAATAAATGTCCCTTTTaagatttcaatattatttcgtatatcttgcaaaattttaacatttattttctttttcagaaaatttgaaTCTAATTATAGTATGTTAATAATGTATAGATTCgtacaaaatttgacaaaataattgattaaacaaaattattattgaacaaaattctttaaaatttcaataatatttgattatattttgtaaatactacattgctttttattataaattactaaatattaattaaaattgagatttttcaaTCTAGTACAAGACAAATCCAACAATCTGCTGGGAAAATTAACTTATAGTTATAATTTAGTTGATGAACTCAGTAGATGATGCCAATCGAcctaatttttaaaagtcccgGGATATCCCTATATCGGGATCCCGGGATTTTTAAatcccgaaaaatataaataaattttcaacaaatcttaataatttaccgacaaaaataatattttttatttgatattacaATAAGAATACATTAAGTATGTGTTtactaatacagaaagctttcccataagtattttgtgaaatttttggaaaacaaattaattcaaagtactaataataataaaatagttctTTAAATACATTGCTTTCTAGATTTAAAAAAAGGCcgaaatgtttataattttatgatcctgcttattttttaatgaaataaaattctcttatttaatattttataatgtataaatttagcggaaaaacacttaaacttttttcatttttcaaattcTCGGTTTTCGGTACTTTCAAATCACGAAAATCACAGGATTTTCGGGAATCGGGAATTCCCGTTTGGTATCCCTAATCTCAACTCAACAAATGCTTATGTCAAATGATATGTTAACTTCAAATTTGTGTCTAATGTACGAATGTATATACCTATAAgtatacatgtacatacataaatatatgtaaatagctacatataagtaaatatgttataaattcAATCATGGGTACGTAGTGGCAAGATCCGCTCAATTACGATTACTTGATTATCATGGCTGTAAGATCGTGAGCAAATGgagttgtttttaaatttccgcaaagtaaaaaaataaacccatgtaattgttattattaagatgaatttcaaagtaatttttttaaacaaaagaacaatattgaaaatagggaaatttaaaaatgtataattttgaataatattttaatttaacattttaaaggatttatcattttcatatacatacataataatatGCTAAAAGAGTGAGTGgttaaaatctaatttatgcaaaattaaaatattaccgaaacaactttttatttaaaaaattactttaacaatgttattttattttttattcgataaAGCATTGAATTCTAAATCGGGATAtccaaataataaaagaaaccaAACATGAGATAATTTGTTGATTCTCTGACAACACCAATTGCAATTAAGCTGTAGAAACAATGTGTTAAACATTGCAgtttgacctggttcacactgggaaacttttgttgagaaacttttgattttgtgtgtgagagaaagagatggttgatatttcttactctttctctcacacagaaaaataaaaagtttcccaaaaaagtttcctagtgtgaaccaggtctcagaaaatataagatttaaaactttaagttttGTAAGAGCCACTTAAGTGtgaatatgatttatttaaggagtgagatcgaaaaattcttaacatacatatatgtactgtttaataacattggaaacagtctgacggcagacctttgtatgcttggccaactttttgtaagaccaagttgggtttagttgaaaatatttaataatttcagtacgtacttttttctggtcactcattttaatcagattaacgaaaaaaataatataattgacattacacataataactgacatatttttcaaaggtaacttgatcaaaaaaaaaaaaaatcaaataatactttggttgaaaaatgtaatgaaaaacgtgtcacagtggtataggaaaaaaaaaagagggaaataattcggtaacttctaaacggttaatccgattttaatgaaatttggtatgcacaaggaggaggtgttgtcgagtttaggttttgaatttggaccttataggccaaccaggggcccggcggggggtcctcaaattaggacacctcggctatgttaaatttttaaaacgatcctatttcttcatttgagttccgatttaaaaaaatttcgtatatagaatctcctcatcgagcactataaaaaatgtcgtcatagcagtaaattatctcttatagtttaggagatattcgcatttgagaattaaaattttaaaatttttaccgttcttactttagttttttgataatagcgggtccaaatattttcttttcttattcgcttaacaacaagtttatatatcaagcagtgaaagaattatgtaaaaatcatgactgagtccaaagttataggcattttaatttaaaaaattaaaaaaaggcgatttttgccatttttttgggaaaaaagtatctttttctttttaagttatctaaaaagtttctaagaagatgtatatagaatttatactttttgaaaagctgactttacataaaatacgataaatgaaacaaaacctaaaaatttttgataccgaggggaccaggtccatccaaaaaaccctatttttttatagaaaattcaattttgagcaaaaattctcaaatcgcatagtcgatatcaaattatagtgacctgttttatatgacccaatatgttcttaatcattttgtaacgggtttcgataaccccgcccctggtatggatataataggcaaaaaaaccaaaaaatcccatttttgggattttttaaaacttttttgggaattccgggatttctaataagaaaattcgaactttttatttaattttagattttgagtaaaaaatctacctaactgtaaaatttcatcaaaaaatattcataaataaaatttttattgcaatttgaaaaatttgtatcttcgcaaaaactgaattccgcgaattttttaattttcaaaaattatatacagttttgaaaaatagacaaaattacctttccattgatatataacatgcctacctaatgttttttaagtgacaaattattaaggaaaactcaacatcttttagaaaatttacctagcactattattttcatccataacgttaactcttaaatttgttacatatattaaaaaattttcatgaattattttttaaactgtaatgatttttacccctataggtcactttaataggtagcttattaaagtgacctattgaggaaaaattcattacataaggatacgttagacttattaggtagaatatcataaccctttaaaaaataatttaatttaagtacctgtaattaatatataagacaggtttatatctgtttgtaattatttgtaattttctaaccatggcgatcgtactaaaaaaaatgatttgtgctccattttatttgaacactcttcagctccttttcaagattaagtgaacttcttattgaaatatattgaaactgcacattaaaataaagtggataaaactgatatatgtaaaattgaaaattttataaaatcagttgatataaaactgaagagtgttcgatattccattgctaaatttcgatcgaaattttctgattggctggatgaatgtgtagaagttgctatttgcgtatcaactgttggtgctccctgtaagcagtatgaggatttgagctcaaaatctaagaggaaaaggttatcaacttcactagaaaccttatctaacgaagaagtttcggacacttttaaagcaatgttaagaaaagaaaaacagcctttggatgccataaaaattgcaaatattcttccaaccgcatcaccaagacgactgaaaagaattgcaaagagtatacccacaccatcatctgatacaacgttcactgaggaagaagctattgcgcttatgttgcagctgggattaagtcgtgataactacataacgttaagaaaggcgctatctgaaaaaggagtggatgttttaccatcatatgacaaaataaatgaaaagaagaaaagcattataccacctcctattgaaataactgatcggaaggctgttattggactcggcgctctactcgaaaatactgctttaaggattgcttctgacttttcttcagaccaactaaaaaaaataaattcttgtgatcttcaactcatttgtaagtggggatgtgatggattatcagcactctcggaatataaacaaatcaacacaagtgaatcatcttccgagtataaaagtgtatttatggcatcgctagttccattaagaattcgaaagtatgctgacagcgattctccatcaaccagtttcgatgatatttggaagaattcgactccaggatccaaagctttttgtaggccaataagctttgagtatataaaggaatccaaaacaacaacgcaagatttgataaatcgtattgaagcagaaattaaaaacttggaacctataacaatcgaaatagaaaattattcgtttaacatgtcctatgatttgaaacttacaatgattgatgggaaagttggaaatgccattacagaaacatcatctacttggtactgctacatatgtggtgataaaaaatcagaattttcgaatatttccaagcaaagatcaataaatgaggaaacattacaatttggaatatcccccctacatgctcgcatacgatttctggaacattttctacatttagcatatgatttaaagtacagaagcataccggaaaatgcaaacaaaagtgcaaataacaataaggagttaatggaaatgagagccagtgagaaacgaagaattcaagaggaatttaaaaagcggatgggattaaatattgataaaccactcacaggatatggaagcataaacgatggtaataccgctagacgtttttttaaacattttgaaactacttccgaaataaccggaattagtatggatttactgcaaaaggtcaatattattctaatggcgataaatagcaagcataaagtgaacgcaacaaaatttggagagtattctacaaaagtttctaaattacttttggaattatatccctggaaagaaatgacacctacagttcacaagatattatgtcatggaaaggtcatcatagaacataatattctgcctttaggagagcttacagaagaaccccaagaatcgaggaatagagactttaagcatattcatcagtttagctcaaggaagtgttctaggcagtctcaaaatgaagatatttttaataatctgattctatcttctgatcctgttttatctactataaggaaacgttggatttgctacaaaacgttagcatttgaaaatattcatgaatttaaagatttactttatcttttagatatggactactgtgataccgattattttacaaaattatattaatttataaaaaaataaataaagactatttttatataaaataaatacttgttaatttttttagggataaagaataaaagattaatcgtaaaaagtggctgtaaaaattcataaaaatttaggtagtaaaacatgcctaacaaatgtatggatgaaaataatagtactaggtaaattctctaaaagatgttgagttttccctaattaatttgtcacttaaaaaacattaggtaggcatgttatatatcaatggaaaggtaattttgtctatttttcaaaactgtatataatttttgaaaattaaaaaattcgcggaatacttttttaaaaaaaattaaaaaatgttttttattcagtttttgcgaagatacaaatttttcaaattgcaataaaaattttatttatgaatattttttgatgaaattttacagttaggtagatttttttactcaaaatccaaaattaaataaaaatttcaaattttcttattagaaatcccggaattcccaaaaaagttttaaaaaatcccaaaaatgggattttttggttttttgcctatcatatccataccaggggcggggttatcgaaacccgttacaaaatgattaagaacatattgggtcatataaaacaggtcactataatttgatatcgactatgcgatttgagaatttttgctcaaaattgaattttatataaaaaatagggttttttggatggatctggtcccctcggtatcaaaaatttttaggttttgtttcatttatcgtattttatgtaaagtcagcttttcaaaaagtataaattctatatacatcttcttagaaactttttagataacttaaaaagaaaaagatactttttccccaaaaaatggcaaaaaatcgtctttttttaattttttaaatcaaaatgcctataactttggactcagtcatgatttttacataattctttcactgcttgatatataaacttgttgttaagcgaataaaaaaagaaatggcgaaaatcgggaatatttggacccgctattatcaaaaaactaaagtaagaacggtaaaaattttaaaattttaattttcaaatgcgaatatctcctaaactataagagataatttactgctatggcgacattttttatagtgctcgatgaggagattctatatacgaatattttttttaaatcggaactcaaatgaagaaataggatcgttttaaaaatttaacatagccgaggtgtcctaatttgaggaccccccgccgggcccctggttggcctata is part of the Lucilia cuprina isolate Lc7/37 chromosome 3, ASM2204524v1, whole genome shotgun sequence genome and harbors:
- the LOC111685107 gene encoding LOW QUALITY PROTEIN: jerky protein homolog-like (The sequence of the model RefSeq protein was modified relative to this genomic sequence to represent the inferred CDS: substituted 1 base at 1 genomic stop codon), whose translation is MLPKKTYVHSEEKSAPGRKLSKKRLTFLVCVNAAGTKKIXLFIIGKAKKPRSFRNRILPIEYENSKSAWMNSALFKKWYFDKFIPEVETFLREKKLPIKALLILDNAPSHPPADELVHDTKDGQIWVMYMPPNVTPLIQPMDQNAIRLLKLHYRNSLLSKIVSSNENLETSLKQTTLFEAVSLVALAWEKVSNDSIKKCWKQILGDDNFEDEDDIPVRDMISSA